From Novosphingobium sp. MMS21-SN21R, the proteins below share one genomic window:
- a CDS encoding amidohydrolase family protein: MNIATKLRIVDADAHVNPSHDMWADYLPADFRDQAPQLEHGEDCDYIVFEGRRRKLNLISALAGREGKDFKMHGRASDARTGGWMPKSRLEDMDHDGIDAAILFGGGPLGTTNNELFIASFDAYNRWLADFCAYAPQRFAGVGYVPMQDVDVAIKMMRDFAARGLKAVNIPAFPMSKVVATAGANAMDAQTRALTGDMNSDRSYADPEFDPFWKACCDLGMPVTIHLGGRPVRFTEPKFFLSDLLMSKFGMGEPIAIMIYGGVFQRFPDLKLASIESGTGWLAFAANYMDETWHKQRHWVNSVLEHAPSYYMDRNIYASFIHDRVGILTRDMPGAGNIMWSSDYPHSETTFPHSMQKIEELFEGVPEDDKAMIIGGRAKQLFNL, translated from the coding sequence GTGAATATCGCAACGAAGCTGCGCATCGTGGATGCCGACGCGCATGTGAACCCATCGCACGACATGTGGGCCGATTACCTGCCCGCCGATTTCCGCGATCAGGCGCCCCAACTCGAACATGGCGAAGATTGTGACTACATTGTCTTTGAAGGCCGTCGTCGCAAGCTGAACCTGATCAGCGCTCTTGCCGGTCGCGAAGGCAAGGATTTCAAGATGCATGGCCGTGCCTCGGATGCCCGCACCGGTGGCTGGATGCCCAAGTCGCGTCTGGAAGACATGGATCATGACGGCATTGATGCCGCGATCCTGTTTGGCGGTGGCCCGCTTGGCACCACCAACAACGAGCTGTTTATCGCCAGCTTCGATGCCTACAACCGCTGGCTGGCCGATTTCTGCGCTTATGCGCCACAGCGTTTTGCAGGTGTCGGTTATGTGCCGATGCAGGACGTTGATGTTGCCATCAAGATGATGCGCGATTTTGCCGCGCGCGGCCTGAAGGCTGTCAACATCCCTGCTTTCCCGATGAGCAAGGTGGTGGCAACTGCCGGCGCCAATGCGATGGACGCCCAGACCCGTGCGCTCACCGGCGACATGAACAGCGATCGGTCTTATGCCGATCCTGAGTTTGATCCATTCTGGAAGGCCTGCTGCGATCTCGGCATGCCCGTGACGATCCACCTTGGTGGACGTCCGGTGCGCTTTACCGAACCAAAGTTCTTCCTTTCGGACTTGCTGATGTCCAAGTTTGGCATGGGTGAACCGATTGCCATCATGATCTACGGCGGCGTGTTCCAGCGCTTCCCGGACCTCAAACTGGCGTCGATCGAAAGCGGCACCGGCTGGCTGGCATTTGCTGCCAACTACATGGACGAAACCTGGCACAAGCAGCGCCACTGGGTGAACAGCGTGCTTGAACATGCGCCAAGCTACTACATGGATCGCAATATCTATGCCTCGTTCATCCATGATCGCGTCGGCATTCTGACGCGCGACATGCCCGGCGCCGGCAACATCATGTGGTCTTCGGACTATCCGCATTCGGAAACGACCTTCCCGCATTCGATGCAGAAGATCGAGGAACTGTTCGAAGGCGTTCCTGAAGACGACAAGGCCATGATCATTGGTGGCCGCGCAAAGCAGCTGTTCAATCTGTAA
- a CDS encoding amidohydrolase family protein, whose product MATVELSKPLPAPIPRGKFRIVDADAHIDPPHTFWAEYLPAHLTDLAPTIEEGDECDFVVFEGRKRPLIMLANQAGRAGQDFKIMGKLADLHDSVTPSRRLAVMDEDGVDVEVLFGGGPLGTGNSELYIESYRAYNRWLADFCNYDTNRLAGVAYLPMRDIDESLTLLREAVALGHRSINIPAFPQSTEKLEAQMAQGAALTGDPMSERAYWHPEYDRFWAEVQELDVTVTFHLGGRVARFGNKDHFLSDLVMTKVAMAEPLAMAIFGCLFDRFPKLRWGIIESGVGWMPWMAEYMDRTWEKQRFWIGSKLKNLPSHYMDENIYGSFINDRMGFMNVGLPGGRNVMWSSDFPHSETTYPNSLAVIARDTVGVSDDDVRWVVGGCAEKFFKV is encoded by the coding sequence ATGGCAACTGTTGAACTTTCCAAGCCGTTGCCCGCGCCAATCCCGCGCGGCAAATTCCGGATCGTCGATGCTGACGCCCATATTGATCCACCGCACACCTTCTGGGCAGAATATCTGCCAGCACACCTGACGGATCTGGCACCAACCATCGAAGAAGGCGACGAATGCGACTTCGTCGTGTTCGAGGGCCGCAAACGCCCGCTGATCATGCTGGCCAATCAGGCGGGCCGCGCCGGCCAGGATTTCAAGATCATGGGCAAGCTGGCCGACCTGCACGACAGCGTCACCCCTTCCCGCCGGCTTGCGGTGATGGACGAAGACGGCGTCGATGTGGAAGTGCTCTTTGGCGGCGGTCCATTGGGGACCGGCAATTCGGAACTCTATATCGAAAGCTATCGCGCTTATAACCGCTGGCTGGCCGACTTCTGCAATTACGACACGAACCGTCTGGCTGGCGTCGCCTATCTGCCGATGCGCGACATTGACGAATCGCTGACGCTGCTGCGCGAAGCGGTGGCTTTGGGGCACCGTTCGATCAACATTCCCGCCTTCCCGCAATCTACCGAAAAACTGGAAGCACAAATGGCGCAAGGCGCCGCGCTGACCGGTGATCCGATGAGCGAACGTGCATACTGGCACCCGGAATATGACCGATTCTGGGCCGAAGTGCAGGAACTGGACGTCACTGTAACCTTCCATCTGGGCGGGCGCGTTGCGCGGTTTGGCAACAAGGATCATTTCCTGTCGGATCTGGTGATGACCAAAGTTGCCATGGCCGAACCGCTGGCAATGGCCATTTTCGGCTGCCTGTTCGATCGTTTCCCCAAGCTTCGCTGGGGCATTATCGAAAGCGGCGTGGGCTGGATGCCATGGATGGCCGAATATATGGACCGCACATGGGAAAAGCAGCGCTTCTGGATCGGCAGCAAGCTGAAGAACCTGCCAAGCCATTACATGGATGAGAACATCTATGGATCGTTCATCAATGACCGGATGGGCTTCATGAATGTCGGCCTGCCCGGAGGACGCAATGTGATGTGGTCATCCGACTTTCCGCATTCCGAAACGACTTATCCCAATTCGCTGGCGGTGATCGCGCGCGATACGGTTGGCGTATCGGACGATGATGTGCGCTGGGTTGTGGGTGGATGCGCCGAGAAGTTCTTCAAGGTCTGA
- a CDS encoding TonB-dependent receptor domain-containing protein, which yields MAQDTAADDANGGLEEIIVTAQRRAQSMQDVPIAVTALSRETLLANRVTTVNDLSGLAPGVTVRPAAGGSQIPSFSLRGVVSYGVVPGSDKQVSVYLDGVYISSPRGSIFDLPDVERIEMLRGPQGTLFGRNATAGAVSVTSRDPSGEMKVRSRATVGNYDQFRFQMSVDTPEIGPFSAYLSYVHNYKRGDIANAAAGQVWDRSRSPEGLGVRVSPKYLGTKDGASYFAALKFAASDTFKMVYKFDHYNEEGTPDGNGLIGFDAASPGIGAYLSAAIDPKFIASDGKRPKEVSNGWVVPATQRATGHSLTTTWDVADNVTIKNITAYRKTYIFAASALDGISGVTLSPLAAATYAAVFVRGTPAVNAATAAAFTGAPAVFVATNPVSQGSQWSSETQINYDSDFMTLTAGGIWFKSKDREGNPGLTTTPQFTNYPGGVIPLGQTAVTLSRANSIAAYAQGEFHLSPQLDVVLGARITRDKKSGSLNVGRVSGSIATLDELLARLLSIPYTYERTKPNFLAGVNYKPNDDILVYGKFSTAFVSGGAVAGVPFEPETARSFEAGIKADLFDNRLRTNLSVYTVTYKNFQTAQGGTNFATYLNGVGAAAGIPGLNDGSATQIQLARVIGTFILPQGGPVKAKGFEFELTAAPVRGLTLGGSLAYTKTSYNDVNPVLLASNGPNAQGQLEFPPALRPDWTASLSAAYETQPISGDMRLSARVDANWTDEQIILSGRNSTQAFNRNVLKTPASWIVNGRLALKDINLGGVQTELAVWSRNMFDNKNFNYALNLGPITGAAYTAARTIGVDLNIEF from the coding sequence ATGGCACAAGATACAGCTGCCGATGACGCGAATGGTGGTCTCGAAGAAATCATCGTTACTGCTCAGCGCCGTGCGCAAAGCATGCAGGATGTGCCAATCGCCGTTACGGCGTTGTCTCGCGAAACGCTGCTGGCCAACCGCGTTACAACGGTGAACGATCTTTCCGGCCTTGCTCCGGGCGTAACAGTTCGTCCTGCCGCCGGCGGTTCACAGATTCCGTCGTTCTCGCTGCGCGGCGTCGTCAGCTATGGCGTTGTTCCCGGTTCGGACAAGCAGGTCTCTGTCTATCTTGACGGCGTATACATCTCATCACCGCGCGGCTCGATTTTCGATCTTCCCGATGTTGAGCGTATCGAAATGCTGCGCGGCCCACAGGGCACGCTGTTTGGTCGCAATGCAACCGCAGGCGCGGTCAGCGTTACGTCCCGCGATCCATCGGGCGAAATGAAGGTTCGTTCGCGCGCCACTGTTGGCAACTACGATCAGTTCCGCTTCCAGATGAGCGTCGACACGCCCGAAATCGGCCCGTTCAGCGCTTACCTCAGCTACGTTCACAACTACAAGCGTGGTGACATCGCCAATGCTGCAGCCGGACAAGTGTGGGACCGTTCACGTTCGCCCGAAGGCCTTGGCGTGCGCGTTTCACCAAAATACCTCGGCACCAAAGACGGCGCATCGTATTTTGCTGCACTTAAATTCGCAGCCAGCGATACCTTCAAGATGGTCTACAAGTTTGACCATTACAACGAAGAAGGCACACCGGACGGCAACGGCCTGATCGGGTTCGATGCTGCAAGCCCTGGCATCGGTGCTTATCTTTCAGCTGCAATTGACCCCAAGTTCATTGCCTCTGATGGCAAGCGCCCCAAGGAAGTCAGCAATGGCTGGGTTGTCCCGGCAACGCAGCGCGCCACCGGCCACAGCCTGACCACGACGTGGGATGTTGCCGACAACGTCACGATCAAGAACATCACCGCATACCGCAAGACCTATATCTTTGCAGCATCGGCACTTGACGGCATCAGCGGCGTGACACTCAGCCCGCTTGCGGCTGCCACTTATGCGGCGGTGTTTGTTCGCGGAACCCCGGCAGTCAATGCTGCAACCGCTGCTGCGTTTACCGGCGCCCCTGCGGTGTTTGTTGCCACCAACCCTGTCTCGCAAGGTAGCCAGTGGAGCAGCGAAACCCAGATCAACTATGACTCTGATTTCATGACGCTGACCGCAGGTGGCATCTGGTTCAAGTCAAAGGATCGTGAAGGCAACCCCGGCCTGACGACCACGCCACAGTTCACCAACTATCCCGGTGGCGTGATTCCTTTGGGCCAGACCGCAGTGACCTTGTCACGGGCTAATTCGATTGCGGCTTATGCGCAGGGTGAATTCCACCTTTCGCCACAGCTTGATGTCGTGCTCGGCGCGCGTATCACGCGTGACAAGAAATCAGGCTCGCTCAATGTTGGCCGCGTTTCCGGCTCGATTGCCACGCTTGATGAACTGCTGGCGAGACTGCTTTCTATCCCCTACACCTACGAGCGGACAAAGCCGAACTTCCTGGCAGGCGTGAACTACAAGCCAAATGACGACATCCTCGTCTATGGCAAGTTCTCGACAGCGTTCGTTTCGGGTGGCGCCGTTGCCGGTGTTCCGTTTGAACCGGAAACTGCACGGTCGTTCGAAGCCGGTATCAAGGCGGATCTGTTCGACAACCGTCTGCGTACCAACCTTTCAGTCTACACCGTCACTTACAAGAACTTCCAGACGGCGCAGGGCGGCACCAACTTCGCAACATACCTGAACGGTGTTGGTGCGGCCGCGGGCATTCCCGGCCTGAATGACGGTTCGGCCACCCAGATCCAGCTGGCGCGGGTGATCGGTACGTTCATTCTGCCACAAGGTGGGCCGGTTAAGGCAAAGGGCTTTGAATTCGAACTAACTGCTGCACCGGTTCGGGGCCTGACGCTGGGTGGTAGCTTGGCTTACACCAAGACGTCCTACAATGACGTCAATCCCGTGCTACTCGCGTCAAACGGCCCTAATGCACAAGGCCAGCTTGAATTTCCGCCAGCATTGCGGCCTGACTGGACCGCCAGTTTGAGTGCGGCTTATGAAACGCAACCAATCTCGGGCGACATGCGCCTTTCGGCGCGCGTCGATGCCAACTGGACGGACGAGCAGATCATCCTTAGCGGCCGGAACTCGACCCAGGCCTTCAACCGCAATGTCCTGAAGACGCCCGCTTCGTGGATCGTCAATGGCCGCCTTGCGCTTAAGGACATCAACCTAGGTGGCGTGCAGACCGAACTTGCTGTGTGGTCGCGCAACATGTTCGATAACAAGAACTTCAACTATGCTTTGAACCTCGGCCCGATCACTGGCGCAGCTTATACCGCTGCCCGGACCATCGGTGTGGATCTGAACATCGAGTTCTGA
- a CDS encoding FadR/GntR family transcriptional regulator yields the protein MVAQKMGTSILSGALQPGEHIPGEIEQSAAMGVSRSAYREAIRILTAKGLLESRPKAGTRITAREKWNLLDPEMLAWMFLGKPNKAFALDLFELRNLLEPEAAQLAARRRKPEHLDAMADALNDMREFGLGTAQGQAGDHRFHTTLLAAAGNLALTSLASSIGAAVKWTTFYKQAAYEVPRDPLPEHLAVYQAIKDRDPAGARARMEELIALAAKDMGLELASDRTDELA from the coding sequence ATGGTTGCCCAGAAAATGGGAACCTCGATCCTATCTGGTGCGCTGCAACCCGGCGAACATATTCCGGGCGAGATCGAGCAATCAGCTGCGATGGGCGTTTCGCGGTCCGCCTATCGTGAGGCCATCCGCATTTTGACAGCAAAAGGCCTTCTGGAGAGCAGGCCGAAGGCCGGGACGCGTATCACCGCCCGCGAAAAATGGAACCTGCTGGATCCAGAAATGCTGGCGTGGATGTTTCTGGGCAAGCCCAATAAGGCTTTCGCGCTTGATCTGTTTGAACTGCGCAACTTGCTTGAGCCAGAAGCTGCGCAATTGGCCGCACGACGCCGCAAGCCGGAACACCTTGATGCCATGGCCGACGCCCTGAATGACATGCGGGAATTCGGGCTGGGCACCGCCCAAGGGCAGGCGGGCGATCACCGCTTTCACACCACCCTGCTTGCCGCAGCCGGAAACCTGGCGCTGACATCGCTGGCCAGTTCGATCGGGGCTGCGGTCAAATGGACGACGTTCTACAAGCAGGCAGCCTATGAAGTGCCAAGAGACCCCCTGCCCGAACATCTTGCCGTATATCAGGCAATCAAAGATCGTGACCCGGCAGGTGCGCGCGCGCGCATGGAAGAGCTGATCGCGCTTGCCGCCAAGGACATGGGCCTGGAACTTGCCTCCGACAGGACGGACGAACTGGCCTAG
- a CDS encoding SDR family NAD(P)-dependent oxidoreductase has protein sequence MHSLNGRTCLITGASSGLGAHFAKLCAGAGARVVVAARRIERVEALAAEINASGGTAFAVAMDVADKASVTAGFAAAQAALGPIDTLIANAGVSAPGRSTDITLDAVHGVLNTNILGVFLTATEAAKCMIAAGSRETGRGRIILIGSITAEMTGQGETIYSASKAAVAHMGRNLAREWVRQGINVNVIQPGYIQTELAGSWFDSDGGKAQIATFPRRRLQPIESLDAPVLYLASDASASTTGATFTIDDGQCL, from the coding sequence TTGCATAGCCTGAATGGTCGTACTTGCCTGATTACCGGCGCTTCATCGGGCCTTGGTGCCCATTTTGCCAAATTGTGCGCGGGCGCTGGTGCGCGCGTAGTGGTTGCCGCTCGGCGGATTGAGCGGGTGGAAGCGCTTGCGGCGGAAATCAACGCAAGCGGCGGTACGGCTTTTGCCGTGGCAATGGACGTGGCCGACAAGGCATCGGTCACGGCAGGCTTTGCCGCAGCGCAAGCAGCGCTGGGGCCGATTGATACTCTGATTGCCAATGCCGGTGTTTCGGCGCCGGGGCGTTCAACCGATATCACGCTTGATGCGGTGCATGGGGTTTTGAACACTAATATCCTGGGGGTGTTCCTGACCGCCACCGAAGCGGCGAAGTGCATGATCGCTGCTGGTAGCCGCGAAACCGGCAGGGGCAGGATCATCCTGATCGGGTCGATCACTGCCGAAATGACGGGGCAGGGTGAAACGATCTATAGCGCATCTAAAGCTGCGGTGGCGCACATGGGCCGCAATCTTGCGCGTGAATGGGTGCGTCAGGGCATCAATGTCAATGTCATTCAGCCCGGCTATATCCAGACCGAACTGGCAGGAAGCTGGTTCGACAGCGATGGCGGCAAAGCCCAGATCGCAACGTTCCCACGCCGCCGACTTCAGCCCATTGAATCGCTGGATGCACCCGTGCTGTACCTTGCATCCGACGCATCGGCGAGCACGACGGGCGCTACCTTCACCATCGACGACGGACAGTGCCTATAA
- a CDS encoding TonB-dependent receptor, which yields MIRTLILCGTALVGSMTFAATAFADTASGDAQPAVSDGEIIVTAQRRNESLTDVPMSIVAIDAQALAQSGIANTSDLARVVPGVAMTFFGSFLQPSVRGITSTGANLGENSNVAMYVDGIYQPQQIATLIDLPDVQQIEVLKGPQGALYGQNATGGAILVNSMAPSFTPTGKLSASYGNYNEVQLRGYVSGPLSNTVAVSVSGSYQDHDGYRRHVVTGQRDFGLNAKVVRGKLLFKPSDSASITASAYYAKRKDSAMYAGFAINGNTIGHAPDLTGLFGPAAGPFFPVPDSPDATRPGEFSASPDVFTQIESKGGSLRGEFDIGAGTITSTSGLFKNTIVYRADVDGSAVNIGEARAEPLTGKYFVHDTNFASREFGPVTFLVGAFFMDGNETFEQNIFEIFSPNLPPAAKISLGGTNAYARVEKQIVAGYGELTVKATEQFTLTAGGRYTRERQKTFSDLLNNVPQPAIVGYPGNPVTFSKFTPRITARYEVTPDVSVFASWGKGFKSGVVNTTDFTLDPVKPETITSYEVGVKGRIANDVRFNLAAFHYDYTNLQAVVFVPGRAYITQNAASARVNGVDFDLSVNVTPELTLSGGGAFLDAKYVSFANAQAFLPTGQGNLQITTDLSGSPLLRAPKFSGNASANYQRETAAGKVGAFASVYHTSSFGMEPSNRIRQKGYTTLDAELSFAPSAINGLRLVLWGKNLTDEAYLASSLTSTLGDVGSYAAPQTYGVRAEFAF from the coding sequence ATGATCCGTACATTGATTCTGTGTGGTACCGCCTTGGTTGGCAGTATGACCTTTGCCGCCACGGCCTTCGCTGACACCGCATCGGGCGATGCGCAACCTGCTGTGTCTGATGGTGAAATCATTGTAACGGCGCAGCGGCGCAATGAAAGCTTGACCGATGTGCCAATGTCGATCGTGGCCATTGATGCACAAGCGCTGGCGCAATCAGGCATTGCCAATACGTCTGACCTTGCGCGGGTTGTCCCCGGCGTGGCGATGACCTTTTTCGGTTCGTTTCTGCAGCCATCTGTTCGCGGCATTACGTCGACCGGAGCCAACCTTGGCGAAAATTCCAACGTGGCCATGTATGTGGACGGCATCTATCAGCCACAGCAAATTGCCACGCTGATTGATTTGCCAGATGTGCAGCAGATTGAAGTGCTGAAGGGTCCCCAAGGCGCTCTTTACGGCCAGAACGCGACAGGCGGCGCGATTCTGGTAAACAGCATGGCCCCCAGCTTCACCCCCACCGGAAAGTTGAGCGCCAGTTACGGCAACTACAACGAAGTGCAGTTGCGCGGCTATGTCTCTGGCCCCCTCAGCAACACCGTGGCGGTCAGCGTATCGGGTTCATATCAGGACCATGACGGTTATCGGCGTCACGTGGTAACGGGACAGCGAGATTTTGGCCTGAATGCCAAAGTTGTGCGCGGGAAATTGTTGTTCAAGCCCAGCGACAGCGCCAGCATTACAGCGAGCGCTTATTATGCGAAACGCAAAGATTCTGCGATGTATGCAGGCTTTGCGATCAACGGCAACACGATAGGCCATGCTCCCGATCTAACCGGCCTGTTCGGTCCGGCCGCAGGTCCGTTCTTTCCGGTGCCTGATTCGCCAGATGCAACTCGTCCCGGTGAGTTTTCGGCGTCGCCCGATGTGTTCACCCAAATTGAATCGAAAGGCGGCAGTCTGCGCGGTGAATTTGACATTGGTGCAGGCACGATCACGTCGACATCCGGTCTGTTCAAAAACACTATTGTCTATCGGGCAGATGTGGATGGTTCAGCGGTCAATATCGGCGAGGCGCGTGCCGAACCTTTGACGGGCAAGTATTTTGTTCATGACACCAATTTTGCATCGCGAGAATTTGGTCCGGTTACTTTCCTAGTCGGTGCGTTCTTTATGGATGGAAATGAGACGTTCGAACAGAACATCTTTGAAATATTCTCGCCCAACCTTCCACCAGCTGCCAAAATCTCGCTTGGCGGGACCAACGCTTATGCCCGCGTCGAAAAGCAGATCGTGGCTGGTTACGGCGAACTGACCGTCAAGGCGACCGAGCAGTTCACCCTGACTGCTGGTGGCCGTTATACGCGGGAACGCCAGAAGACGTTTTCCGACTTGTTGAACAACGTGCCGCAGCCTGCCATTGTCGGTTATCCCGGAAATCCTGTTACGTTCAGCAAGTTCACCCCGCGCATCACGGCGCGTTACGAAGTGACGCCAGACGTGAGCGTCTTTGCCAGCTGGGGCAAAGGCTTCAAAAGCGGCGTGGTGAATACGACCGATTTCACGCTCGACCCGGTAAAGCCTGAAACGATTACGTCTTACGAAGTCGGCGTGAAAGGCAGGATTGCCAATGACGTGCGATTCAATCTGGCGGCGTTCCATTACGACTACACCAATCTGCAAGCTGTCGTGTTTGTGCCGGGCCGCGCCTATATCACTCAAAATGCGGCTTCTGCGCGGGTCAATGGCGTTGACTTTGACCTGAGCGTGAACGTAACCCCAGAACTGACGCTGTCAGGCGGCGGGGCATTTCTGGATGCAAAATACGTCAGCTTTGCCAATGCTCAGGCGTTTTTGCCAACTGGTCAGGGCAACCTTCAGATCACCACTGATCTGAGCGGCAGCCCCTTGTTGCGCGCGCCAAAGTTCAGTGGCAACGCCAGCGCCAATTATCAGCGTGAAACCGCTGCGGGCAAGGTTGGCGCATTTGCATCGGTCTATCACACCAGCAGCTTTGGCATGGAGCCGAGCAATCGCATTCGGCAAAAGGGATATACCACGCTGGATGCAGAACTTTCGTTCGCACCATCGGCAATCAATGGCCTGCGTCTGGTGCTTTGGGGCAAAAATCTGACGGATGAGGCCTATCTTGCGTCTTCGCTGACATCGACATTGGGCGATGTTGGCAGTTATGCTGCGCCCCAGACATATGGAGTTCGCGCCGAATTTGCGTTTTAA
- a CDS encoding aromatic ring-hydroxylating dioxygenase subunit alpha — translation MTDNATAAFEAVPFKVTNPELIPSQRYYDQAFFELEKEKLWPHVWQMACRLEEIPEIGDYIEYTILDKSVIVVNTKNGVKAFHNACRHRGVRLATGPGNCKSQGFICPFHGWRWNIEGENTFVFGKQVFSPELLDKAEINLAPCRVEFWAGCAFINFDDNAPSLLESLGPVAERMNARHADKLKMDWWFGTVLPTNWKLAMEAFQEGYHTMKTHPQLHRLSALGNSYGNDADGLAPNRGLDGKQTLNMHIDFMARLSSGMGGMVHDSEIAVMEKMRDMDVPDDPMGATMAFYGKMYEEVHKDAIARGVPMFDIAKVAQEVEFHAVEFMFPHFFLLPMIGAMSSYRIRPLTAETCLFEIWSLALRPEGEEYDTPKQPTILPYDSPNFPEIPRQDYYNLPLQQLGLHSGQFKHMRLSKDTEGMISNYQRLLDGYLAGLDLETLTKAQNIVNCGFETPIQDIGF, via the coding sequence ATGACGGACAATGCAACGGCAGCGTTTGAAGCCGTACCCTTCAAAGTCACCAATCCTGAGCTGATTCCCTCACAGCGTTATTACGATCAGGCCTTCTTCGAACTGGAGAAGGAAAAGCTGTGGCCTCACGTATGGCAAATGGCCTGCCGTCTTGAAGAAATTCCCGAGATCGGCGACTATATCGAATATACGATCCTCGACAAATCGGTGATCGTTGTGAACACCAAAAACGGCGTCAAGGCCTTCCATAACGCCTGCCGCCATCGCGGCGTACGGCTGGCAACGGGTCCGGGCAACTGCAAGTCGCAAGGCTTCATCTGCCCTTTCCACGGCTGGCGCTGGAATATCGAAGGGGAAAACACCTTCGTCTTTGGCAAGCAGGTTTTCAGCCCCGAATTGCTCGACAAGGCCGAAATCAATCTGGCGCCATGCCGCGTGGAATTCTGGGCCGGTTGCGCCTTCATCAACTTTGACGACAACGCCCCGTCGCTGCTGGAATCGCTTGGCCCTGTGGCTGAACGCATGAACGCGCGCCATGCGGACAAGTTGAAAATGGACTGGTGGTTTGGCACCGTACTGCCCACCAACTGGAAACTCGCCATGGAAGCCTTCCAGGAAGGCTACCACACAATGAAGACGCACCCGCAGCTTCATCGCCTGTCCGCACTGGGCAATTCCTATGGCAATGATGCCGATGGCCTTGCCCCCAACCGCGGCCTTGATGGCAAGCAGACGCTGAACATGCACATCGATTTCATGGCGCGGCTCAGCTCTGGCATGGGCGGAATGGTGCATGACAGTGAAATCGCGGTGATGGAAAAGATGCGCGACATGGACGTGCCCGATGATCCGATGGGCGCAACCATGGCGTTCTACGGCAAGATGTACGAAGAAGTGCACAAGGATGCGATTGCGCGCGGCGTGCCGATGTTCGACATTGCCAAAGTGGCACAGGAAGTGGAATTCCACGCCGTCGAATTCATGTTCCCGCACTTCTTCCTGCTGCCGATGATCGGCGCGATGTCATCCTATCGCATCCGTCCGCTCACCGCTGAAACATGCCTGTTCGAAATCTGGTCGCTGGCTTTGCGTCCCGAAGGCGAAGAGTATGACACGCCCAAGCAGCCGACGATCCTGCCGTATGACTCGCCCAATTTCCCTGAAATTCCGCGGCAGGATTACTACAACCTGCCGCTCCAGCAGCTTGGCCTCCATTCCGGGCAGTTCAAGCACATGCGCCTGTCCAAGGACACCGAAGGCATGATCAGCAATTACCAGCGCCTGCTTGACGGCTACCTTGCCGGGCTTGATCTGGAAACGCTGACCAAGGCGCAGAACATCGTCAATTGCGGCTTTGAAACACCCATCCAGGACATCGGATTCTAA